One window from the genome of Myxococcales bacterium encodes:
- the yajC gene encoding preprotein translocase subunit YajC produces MQAASPLLMMAVMFGIFYFLMIRPQVKKQKEHQAMLAKLGKGEEVVTRGGLIGKIVSVESDEVIVLEFQDKAKARLHRSYVDAKWDGLGKKAEASGRKPADATGSESASA; encoded by the coding sequence ATGCAAGCAGCTAGCCCACTTCTAATGATGGCCGTCATGTTCGGCATCTTCTACTTCCTCATGATCCGCCCACAGGTTAAGAAGCAAAAAGAGCACCAAGCCATGCTCGCCAAGCTCGGCAAAGGCGAAGAAGTCGTCACCCGCGGCGGCCTCATTGGCAAGATCGTCTCGGTCGAATCCGACGAGGTTATCGTCTTGGAATTCCAAGACAAAGCTAAGGCGCGCCTGCATCGCTCGTACGTCGACGCCAAGTGGGACGGCCTAGGTAAGAAGGCCGAAGCCTCGGGCCGCAAGCCTGCCGACGCCACCGGCTCTGAATCCGCCAGCGCCTAA
- the meaB gene encoding methylmalonyl Co-A mutase-associated GTPase MeaB, producing MRDIDDRQPHVTAALKQLYRASSGAYIVGITGNPGAGKSTVVDALISFYRARGERVAVIAVDPTSPFTGGAILGDRIRMNRHALDAGVFIRSLATRGHMGGLSRATFDVAVVLDAMKYDRILIETVGVGQDEVDVMRAAHTSVVVTVPGLGDDIQAIKAGILEIADVLAINKADREGAERTERDLLHMLDLRAPGERKDVEIIKTIASKGLSEGSGVAQLAAAIDAHRDLQNASPARREQRAAQHALAHVRELIRAGLAQRVEQLFAEQGTIAEATARLAAHRDDPYGVAEAALATLMPPASGA from the coding sequence ATGCGCGATATCGACGATCGCCAGCCGCACGTCACGGCGGCGCTCAAGCAGCTCTATCGCGCCAGCAGCGGCGCCTACATCGTTGGCATCACCGGCAATCCTGGCGCGGGCAAGTCCACCGTGGTCGACGCCCTCATTAGTTTTTATCGCGCGCGCGGCGAGCGCGTCGCGGTCATCGCGGTCGATCCAACCTCGCCGTTTACCGGCGGCGCGATCCTCGGCGATCGCATCCGCATGAACCGCCACGCCCTCGACGCGGGCGTGTTTATTCGCAGCCTCGCGACGCGCGGCCACATGGGCGGGTTGTCGCGCGCCACCTTCGACGTCGCGGTCGTGCTCGACGCCATGAAGTACGATCGCATCCTGATCGAAACCGTCGGCGTTGGCCAGGACGAGGTCGACGTCATGCGCGCGGCCCACACCTCGGTGGTGGTCACCGTGCCGGGCCTGGGCGATGACATCCAGGCCATCAAGGCCGGCATTCTGGAAATTGCCGACGTGCTGGCGATCAATAAGGCTGATCGCGAAGGCGCCGAACGCACCGAGCGCGACCTCTTGCACATGCTCGATCTGCGCGCGCCAGGCGAACGCAAGGATGTGGAAATTATCAAGACCATTGCCTCCAAAGGCCTAAGCGAAGGCTCCGGCGTGGCGCAACTCGCCGCCGCGATCGACGCGCATCGCGACTTACAAAACGCCTCGCCCGCGCGCCGCGAGCAACGGGCCGCGCAACACGCCCTGGCCCACGTGCGCGAGCTCATCCGCGCCGGCCTCGCCCAGCGCGTCGAACAGCTCTTTGCCGAGCAAGGCACCATCGCCGAAGCAACCGCACGCCTCGCCGCGCATCGCGACGATCCGTACGGCGTTGCGGAAGCCGCCTTGGCAACGCTCATGCCCCCAGCTAGTGGCGCCTAG
- a CDS encoding cobalamin B12-binding domain-containing protein, protein MSSETPVTPGAANSRKIRILVAKPGLDGHDRGAKVVARALADSGYEVVYTGLHQTPEMIAATAMQEAVDAVGLSIMSGAHMTLFPAVLEALRAKGLGDVCVFGGGIIPKADIVALHALGIAKIFTPGASTQEITTWVETELRPRLPA, encoded by the coding sequence ATGAGCAGCGAAACGCCTGTGACGCCCGGCGCGGCCAATTCTCGCAAGATTCGCATTTTGGTGGCCAAGCCGGGGCTAGACGGCCACGACCGCGGCGCGAAAGTCGTCGCGCGCGCCTTGGCCGACTCGGGCTATGAAGTGGTCTACACCGGGCTGCATCAAACGCCCGAAATGATTGCCGCCACCGCGATGCAAGAAGCCGTCGATGCGGTGGGGCTTTCGATTATGTCGGGTGCGCACATGACGCTTTTCCCCGCGGTGCTCGAAGCCTTACGCGCCAAGGGCCTAGGGGATGTCTGCGTCTTTGGCGGTGGTATCATTCCCAAGGCCGACATTGTGGCGTTGCATGCGCTTGGCATCGCTAAGATTTTTACGCCAGGTGCGAGCACGCAAGAGATCACAACATGGGTCGAGACCGAGCTACGGCCGCGGCTGCCGGCGTAG
- a CDS encoding acyl-CoA dehydrogenase family protein produces the protein MQFELSETQQLVQATARQFAQQKLAPRAIERDIHSTFPVAELAQAAELGLLGVAVPEAYGGTGACAIAYALTMQELAAADAAVSVAIGVTNMVAELIAAVGTEAQKQAHVTKIVSGGYCVGAFALSEAHAGSDPASMKTTAVRQGDAWVINGTKQWITSGDRAGLFVVWAVTDPAAGARGISAFLVRGGTPGLSAGKPEDKMGLHGSTTVPLALDGVVVGDDALLGKLGDGFKLAMMALDGGRIGIAAQAVGIARAALRRATVYATERQQFGVPIIRHGAIIEMLADAATELEAAHWMVMLAASKKSAGQPFSKDAAMAKLFATESAGRICDVALQVHGGYGYTRDYEVERACRDVRVTRIYEGTSEIQRIVIARQLLAEASVV, from the coding sequence ATGCAATTTGAACTTTCGGAAACCCAGCAGCTCGTACAAGCAACGGCCCGTCAATTTGCCCAGCAGAAACTCGCGCCGCGCGCCATCGAGCGCGACATCCACAGCACGTTTCCCGTGGCTGAGTTGGCGCAGGCGGCCGAGCTAGGCCTGCTCGGCGTTGCGGTGCCGGAGGCCTACGGCGGCACCGGCGCGTGTGCCATCGCCTACGCGCTCACCATGCAGGAGCTCGCGGCCGCCGACGCGGCGGTGTCGGTCGCCATTGGCGTCACCAACATGGTCGCCGAGCTCATCGCCGCGGTTGGCACCGAGGCGCAAAAGCAAGCGCACGTCACCAAGATCGTCAGTGGCGGATATTGCGTAGGCGCGTTTGCCTTATCAGAAGCCCACGCGGGCTCAGACCCTGCAAGCATGAAAACCACGGCGGTGCGCCAAGGCGACGCCTGGGTCATCAATGGCACCAAGCAGTGGATTACCAGCGGCGATCGCGCGGGCCTGTTTGTGGTGTGGGCCGTCACCGATCCGGCTGCGGGCGCGCGCGGCATTTCGGCGTTCCTGGTGCGAGGCGGCACGCCGGGGCTTTCGGCCGGCAAGCCCGAAGATAAGATGGGCCTGCATGGCTCGACAACTGTGCCGCTCGCGCTCGACGGCGTGGTCGTGGGTGACGACGCGCTGCTCGGCAAGCTCGGCGACGGCTTCAAGCTCGCCATGATGGCGCTCGATGGCGGGCGCATCGGCATCGCCGCGCAAGCCGTGGGTATCGCGCGCGCAGCGCTGCGTCGCGCGACCGTGTATGCCACCGAGCGTCAGCAATTCGGCGTGCCGATTATTCGCCATGGCGCCATCATTGAAATGCTGGCGGATGCGGCGACCGAGCTTGAGGCGGCGCACTGGATGGTCATGCTCGCCGCCAGCAAAAAGTCGGCGGGGCAGCCGTTCAGCAAGGATGCGGCCATGGCCAAGCTCTTTGCCACCGAAAGCGCGGGCCGCATTTGCGACGTCGCGCTGCAAGTTCACGGCGGCTACGGCTACACGCGCGACTACGAGGTGGAGCGGGCCTGTCGCGACGTGCGCGTCACCCGCATCTATGAAGGCACCAGCGAGATTCAGCGCATCGTGATTGCGCGCCAGCTCTTGGCCGAAGCAAGCGTGGTATAA
- the secF gene encoding protein translocase subunit SecF: MSSPSKFNFRYLLRPGTNFQFVKHARTWVSISLLVIAALIALLFYNKSARGQYLNWTIDFSGGTEMVYAFKDKANPGAYFSPDLGEVRSAIKTVDSSFDITDMTWTEQTPQGDVKVKGVVVRTPRFGAVAPETQAQAIAAIGTALASSQITRSSWSGDRLFVYSKAPIEEAAAGAALASVKLEMKPWGGEVKEFHKLDDVTGEYKAALAVQGIARQYELAIEQAMGNVDVQVMQSYGVGAKAGDKLRDDAIKSLFYAFLLITLYLAFRFDIRYAPGAIFATLHDAVMVIGVFALTWTEVSLTSVAALLTVIGYSTNDTVVIFDRIRENIDKHPDKKLERIIDLSINETLSRTILTSVTLFTVTLVLNIVGDGLVRNFAFAMNIGVISGTYSTIFMATPLFLWISKRFYGGASAKSTGRTLAEA; this comes from the coding sequence ATGTCTAGCCCAAGCAAATTTAACTTTCGCTATCTGCTGCGACCTGGCACTAACTTTCAATTCGTCAAGCATGCGCGGACGTGGGTGAGCATTTCGCTCCTCGTGATCGCGGCGCTTATCGCGTTGCTTTTTTACAACAAGTCGGCGCGGGGTCAGTATCTCAACTGGACCATCGATTTTTCCGGTGGCACCGAGATGGTCTATGCCTTTAAAGACAAGGCCAATCCAGGCGCCTATTTTTCGCCAGACCTAGGCGAGGTGCGCAGCGCGATTAAGACCGTCGACAGCTCATTTGATATCACCGACATGACGTGGACCGAGCAGACGCCGCAAGGCGACGTCAAGGTCAAGGGCGTCGTCGTGCGGACACCACGCTTTGGCGCGGTTGCGCCGGAGACGCAGGCGCAGGCCATCGCCGCCATCGGCACCGCCCTCGCGTCGTCGCAGATCACGCGCAGCTCATGGTCCGGCGATAGGTTGTTTGTCTACTCCAAGGCGCCAATCGAGGAAGCGGCCGCTGGGGCCGCGCTCGCGAGCGTGAAACTCGAGATGAAGCCGTGGGGTGGTGAGGTCAAGGAATTCCACAAGCTCGACGACGTAACCGGCGAATACAAGGCAGCCTTGGCGGTGCAGGGCATCGCGCGCCAGTACGAGCTAGCCATCGAGCAGGCCATGGGCAACGTCGATGTCCAGGTGATGCAGTCCTACGGGGTCGGTGCCAAGGCTGGCGACAAGCTGCGCGATGATGCCATCAAGTCGCTATTCTACGCGTTCTTGCTCATCACGCTCTACCTGGCGTTTCGCTTCGATATCCGCTACGCGCCGGGCGCCATCTTCGCCACGCTGCACGACGCCGTCATGGTGATCGGGGTCTTTGCGCTAACCTGGACCGAGGTGTCGCTCACCAGCGTCGCCGCGCTGCTCACCGTCATCGGTTACTCAACCAACGATACGGTTGTCATCTTCGACCGCATTCGCGAGAACATCGACAAGCATCCCGACAAAAAACTCGAGCGCATCATCGACCTCTCAATCAACGAAACGCTGTCGCGCACCATCCTGACGTCGGTGACGCTGTTTACGGTTACGCTCGTGCTCAATATCGTCGGCGACGGCTTGGTGCGCAACTTTGCCTTCGCCATGAACATTGGCGTTATCTCGGGCACGTATTCGACCATCTTTATGGCGACGCCACTGTTCCTGTGGATCTCCAAGCGCTTCTACGGCGGCGCGTCGGCCAAATCGACTGGCCGCACGCTCGCCGAAGCCTAA
- the secD gene encoding protein translocase subunit SecD has translation MALCGLTLLPSLVGPENLPSWVRAIFDKRFNLGSDLRGGVQFVYSIDLNEAVRDKAAEIKRNLDEAFAESERTAGKVALTTPQTQIGVVNARFADAALKDEVVARFAAAEYSSAIVETPCTMAAEGMTQVCFRVSVEFAERTRKAALTHAVETIRERIDANGLAEPNVVAKGDDIIVELPGLAKEKVASVRETIARTAKLEFRIVDENGPFLLKLYQHLNIVDRAAGVPTEPTAAAAGIKGFFSERSDANGQTVNSVSFTAEDRKESVAVEQAREQELKCERDPATNAYIIKNGLVLCNITGRMVIERYVAGLAAADPSFAVPDDRTLGFELQSAAGKETWRTIYMESNVRLTGSSVSDAAASFDPQTNQPEVIVQFNRMGQRLFADTTGSNVGRLMAIVLDGRVRSAPQIQQRISTQASISVGSGTPDERMAEANGLVVVLKTGSLAAPLKEESFSEFGPTLGSDAVEKAKLSFGLGILLVIGIMVYYYRFSGWISIVVVFLNVFMMLSAMAAFGATLTLPGIAALVLTIGMAVDGNILIYERIRDELLEGKSVRGAVDAGFSRAFSAILDGQLTSAAAGFVLYSFGSGPIKGFAVMLLVGIATSLFTTTWVSRLFFDWYLAKKSNPAEISI, from the coding sequence GTGGCGCTCTGCGGCCTCACGTTGCTGCCGTCCCTGGTTGGCCCCGAGAATCTCCCGAGCTGGGTGCGCGCCATCTTTGACAAGCGCTTCAACCTCGGCAGCGATTTGCGCGGCGGCGTGCAATTTGTTTACTCGATCGATCTCAACGAGGCGGTGCGTGACAAGGCCGCGGAGATCAAGCGCAACCTTGACGAAGCGTTTGCCGAGAGCGAACGCACGGCAGGCAAGGTGGCGCTCACCACCCCGCAAACCCAGATTGGCGTCGTCAATGCGAGGTTTGCCGACGCGGCCCTCAAAGACGAAGTGGTTGCCCGCTTCGCTGCCGCCGAGTATTCCTCGGCCATCGTTGAGACACCTTGCACCATGGCGGCTGAAGGCATGACGCAGGTTTGCTTTCGCGTCTCGGTCGAATTCGCCGAGCGCACGCGCAAGGCGGCGCTAACGCACGCGGTGGAAACCATCCGCGAGCGGATCGACGCCAATGGCCTCGCCGAGCCTAACGTGGTCGCCAAGGGCGACGACATCATCGTCGAGCTACCGGGCCTCGCCAAAGAAAAAGTCGCGAGCGTGCGCGAGACCATCGCGCGCACCGCCAAGCTCGAGTTTCGCATTGTCGACGAAAACGGGCCGTTTCTGCTCAAGCTCTACCAGCATCTCAACATTGTCGACCGCGCCGCAGGCGTGCCGACAGAACCCACCGCGGCCGCCGCAGGCATCAAGGGCTTCTTCTCCGAGCGCTCCGACGCCAACGGCCAGACGGTAAACTCGGTGTCCTTTACCGCCGAAGATCGCAAGGAATCAGTCGCGGTCGAGCAGGCCAGGGAGCAAGAGCTCAAGTGCGAGCGCGATCCGGCGACCAACGCCTATATCATCAAAAATGGCCTCGTCCTGTGCAACATCACCGGCCGCATGGTGATCGAGCGCTATGTCGCCGGCCTCGCCGCCGCTGACCCATCGTTTGCAGTCCCGGACGACCGCACCTTAGGCTTTGAGCTACAGAGCGCGGCCGGCAAAGAAACCTGGCGCACGATCTACATGGAAAGCAACGTCAGGCTCACCGGCTCGTCGGTGTCTGATGCCGCGGCCTCGTTTGATCCGCAAACCAACCAACCCGAGGTTATCGTCCAGTTCAATCGCATGGGCCAGCGGCTCTTTGCCGATACCACGGGCAGCAACGTCGGCCGCCTGATGGCCATCGTGCTTGACGGCCGCGTGCGTTCCGCGCCGCAGATTCAGCAGCGCATCTCGACGCAGGCCTCAATTAGCGTCGGCTCGGGCACCCCAGATGAGCGCATGGCCGAGGCCAACGGCCTGGTCGTCGTGCTCAAGACGGGCTCCCTCGCCGCGCCACTCAAAGAAGAGTCATTCTCAGAGTTCGGCCCAACCCTAGGCAGCGACGCCGTGGAGAAGGCCAAGCTGTCGTTCGGGCTTGGCATCCTGCTCGTGATCGGCATCATGGTCTACTACTACCGCTTCAGCGGCTGGATCTCGATCGTCGTCGTCTTCCTCAACGTCTTCATGATGCTGTCGGCCATGGCCGCCTTTGGCGCCACGCTGACCCTGCCCGGGATAGCCGCCTTGGTGCTCACGATCGGCATGGCGGTCGACGGCAATATTCTGATCTACGAGCGGATTCGCGATGAACTCTTGGAAGGCAAGTCCGTGCGTGGCGCGGTCGATGCCGGCTTCTCGCGCGCCTTCTCCGCCATCCTCGACGGCCAACTCACCAGCGCCGCCGCCGGCTTTGTCCTCTACAGCTTTGGCTCGGGCCCAATTAAGGGGTTCGCGGTCATGTTGCTCGTCGGCATCGCGACGTCACTGTTCACCACCACCTGGGTTTCACGTCTGTTCTTCGACTGGTATCTCGCGAAGAAGAGCAACCCTGCCGAGATTTCGATCTAA
- a CDS encoding cupin domain-containing protein — protein MRQPCNVSLLSLGVALAVAACGGRAGTPRSQAQTAVDPSADLRPSDTAKDVEARSEDQLVALELAVNQLRPIVHQCWAAAAADDYQLRGELTLRLQWPIGKPGFPFSKVPEVDIGADTTKDKTLSACVMAVVRAYPWTATMRGAAFDLPFAFAAPSGQYAVDRRFVGSKQGAVMGIATLLDAKNSGQRAATMVEVTLDAKGDTGWGMADRHEAWVALTPGQFVVGGHKRSLGAGDVVLLAPGEFRRFVADKAASFAVVLAPGGIEGTLRAGAMPSRTFASAPKKETPIRHVRVGDPDHAPFDIAVLRLPAGKKIESHVNAPGVTELLYLQQGTGQLTVGKVTQDIGPFHVVQIPAGVSHAFVATSEVQALQWLVTGGVAK, from the coding sequence ATGAGGCAGCCCTGCAATGTTTCGCTGTTGTCGCTAGGCGTGGCGCTCGCGGTCGCCGCATGCGGCGGTCGCGCCGGCACGCCGCGTTCACAAGCGCAGACCGCCGTCGACCCATCGGCCGATCTGCGCCCGAGCGATACCGCCAAAGACGTCGAGGCGCGCAGCGAAGATCAGCTCGTCGCCCTCGAGTTGGCGGTCAATCAATTGCGGCCCATTGTCCATCAATGCTGGGCCGCGGCGGCCGCCGACGACTATCAACTGCGCGGCGAGCTGACGTTGCGGTTACAATGGCCAATTGGCAAACCTGGCTTTCCATTTTCCAAGGTGCCCGAAGTAGATATTGGGGCGGACACCACCAAGGACAAAACGCTTTCCGCTTGCGTCATGGCGGTCGTGCGAGCCTATCCATGGACGGCGACCATGCGCGGCGCGGCGTTTGACCTCCCGTTTGCGTTTGCCGCGCCCTCAGGCCAGTACGCCGTCGACCGCCGCTTTGTCGGAAGCAAACAAGGCGCCGTCATGGGCATCGCGACGCTGCTCGACGCCAAAAATAGTGGGCAGCGCGCCGCAACCATGGTCGAGGTGACCTTGGACGCAAAGGGCGACACGGGGTGGGGCATGGCCGATCGCCACGAGGCCTGGGTCGCGCTTACCCCGGGACAGTTCGTCGTCGGCGGCCACAAAAGGTCGCTTGGCGCAGGCGACGTCGTATTGCTTGCGCCAGGAGAGTTTCGTCGCTTTGTCGCCGACAAGGCCGCGTCGTTTGCCGTCGTGCTGGCGCCCGGCGGCATCGAAGGCACCTTGCGCGCCGGCGCCATGCCGTCGCGGACGTTTGCAAGCGCACCAAAAAAGGAAACGCCCATTCGCCACGTTCGTGTGGGCGACCCCGACCACGCGCCCTTTGACATCGCCGTGCTCCGTTTGCCCGCGGGCAAGAAAATCGAATCCCATGTCAATGCACCCGGCGTGACCGAATTGCTCTATCTGCAACAGGGCACCGGGCAGCTCACCGTCGGCAAGGTGACGCAGGACATCGGCCCATTTCATGTCGTGCAAATTCCCGCGGGCGTGAGCCACGCGTTTGTCGCAACCAGCGAGGTGCAAGCCTTGCAGTGGCTTGTCACGGGGGGCGTCGCCAAGTGA
- a CDS encoding AgmX/PglI C-terminal domain-containing protein, which yields MNRPGAIAVIIFAFGGCGKPARVAAPAPVADRGPAQAPYEASPSEEEFEVISGVGTLSSEQVLETVEPHVKSITACVYAQAYEAPWLGGDIELQWEVAPTGEVTTAILRKSTLGSWAAETCILTLASQLSFPKPKGGPATVALPMEIPAVKRPLTLDPLRVRGALILGLIKLGKTWGDQSDVTATAYVGGRGQVLSVGFSRAQPIDATWADCAATEIAAWVITANRGYTSKVEFTAAP from the coding sequence ATGAACAGGCCTGGCGCAATCGCAGTGATTATTTTTGCTTTTGGCGGCTGCGGCAAGCCGGCGCGCGTCGCCGCACCCGCGCCCGTCGCCGATCGGGGCCCAGCGCAGGCACCCTATGAGGCGTCGCCGTCGGAAGAAGAGTTCGAAGTCATCTCTGGCGTCGGCACATTGTCTTCGGAGCAAGTGCTCGAGACCGTGGAGCCGCACGTCAAATCGATCACCGCGTGTGTCTACGCCCAAGCGTACGAGGCGCCCTGGCTGGGTGGCGACATTGAACTGCAGTGGGAGGTCGCACCTACCGGCGAGGTGACCACGGCGATCTTGCGCAAGAGCACGCTAGGCTCGTGGGCGGCGGAGACATGCATCCTCACCTTGGCGTCGCAGCTGTCATTCCCCAAGCCCAAAGGAGGTCCGGCAACGGTCGCGCTGCCGATGGAAATTCCCGCCGTCAAGCGGCCGCTAACACTTGATCCGTTGCGCGTGCGCGGCGCGCTCATCCTAGGGCTCATCAAGCTGGGAAAAACCTGGGGTGACCAAAGCGACGTGACGGCGACCGCCTACGTTGGCGGTCGTGGGCAGGTCTTGTCGGTTGGGTTTTCCCGCGCGCAACCGATTGATGCCACGTGGGCGGACTGTGCCGCCACGGAAATCGCCGCGTGGGTGATCACCGCCAATCGCGGTTACACCAGCAAAGTAGAATTTACCGCCGCGCCGTGA
- the tgt gene encoding tRNA guanosine(34) transglycosylase Tgt, with translation MSIVTPLTTPGFSFELLATHGHARAGILHTPRGSIPTPVFMPVGTQGVVKAMTARELSAPAPSGSVDAKIILGNTYHLYLRPGLEIMQRFGGLHRFAAWDRPILTDSGGFQVFSLAGINKIDDDGVTFQSHIDGSRHRLTPERSLEIQGILGSDIAMAFDQCPAGDADARVHDLAMRRTTAWAARCLQVARPAGQALFGIVQGGTDVARRVAHLAELAAMPFDGFAIGGLSVGEPIPDMYRTLDGFAHVMPANKPRYLMGVGTPADLSAGVAAGVDMFDCVMPTRNARNGCLFTATGKVLIANAKYKDDTGPVEEGCPCEGCQTISRGYLRHLYRAKELTYARFATLHNLTYYARHMAGLRAGILRDGVPAT, from the coding sequence ATGTCGATCGTCACGCCGCTAACCACCCCCGGTTTTTCGTTTGAGCTGCTCGCCACCCACGGCCACGCGCGCGCCGGCATCTTGCACACGCCGCGTGGCAGCATCCCAACGCCCGTGTTTATGCCCGTAGGCACACAAGGCGTCGTCAAGGCCATGACGGCGCGCGAGCTATCGGCCCCGGCGCCAAGCGGCAGCGTCGATGCCAAGATCATTCTCGGCAACACGTATCATTTGTATCTACGACCCGGGCTGGAGATTATGCAGCGCTTTGGCGGCCTGCATCGCTTTGCGGCTTGGGACCGTCCGATTCTCACTGACTCGGGCGGCTTCCAAGTGTTTAGCCTCGCCGGCATTAACAAGATCGACGACGACGGCGTGACCTTTCAAAGCCACATCGACGGTTCGCGCCATCGCCTCACGCCCGAGCGTTCCCTCGAAATTCAAGGCATCCTCGGCTCCGATATCGCGATGGCGTTTGATCAATGTCCCGCCGGCGATGCCGACGCGCGGGTGCACGATCTGGCTATGCGCCGCACCACCGCGTGGGCCGCGCGCTGCCTGCAAGTCGCAAGGCCGGCAGGGCAGGCGCTGTTTGGCATCGTGCAGGGCGGCACCGATGTCGCGCGACGCGTCGCACATCTTGCCGAGCTTGCCGCGATGCCATTTGACGGCTTTGCCATCGGCGGCCTCTCAGTCGGCGAGCCGATCCCCGACATGTACCGCACGCTCGATGGCTTCGCGCATGTCATGCCGGCGAACAAGCCGCGTTACCTCATGGGCGTCGGCACGCCGGCCGATCTCTCGGCCGGGGTCGCCGCCGGCGTCGATATGTTCGATTGCGTGATGCCAACTCGCAACGCGCGCAACGGCTGCCTATTTACCGCCACCGGCAAAGTGCTTATCGCCAACGCGAAATACAAAGATGACACCGGCCCGGTGGAAGAGGGCTGTCCTTGCGAGGGCTGCCAGACCATTTCTCGCGGCTATCTGCGGCATTTGTATCGGGCCAAAGAGCTCACCTACGCGCGCTTTGCCACGCTGCACAACCTCACCTACTACGCGCGCCACATGGCGGGGCTGCGTGCCGGGATCTTGCGTGACGGTGTCCCGGCTACCTAA
- a CDS encoding acyl-CoA dehydrogenase, which produces MQFTLTEDQAMAQATARQFARAEVAPKAAEIDRNHRHPKELVAAMAELGFMGMAVPEEFGGAGLDTLSYALAMEEISAACASTGVIMSVNNSLVCDPILRFGTPAQKATYLTPLASGGLLGCFALSEPEAGSDAAAQRTTAERDGDGWIISGTKNWITNGPVADICVLFAMNDKAQGHKGITAFILPMDAKGVRCGPPDDKLGIRGSKSSQIFLDDVRLPNANLLGEVGGGFKVAMSTLDGGRIGIAAQALGIARACLDDSLGYATTRRTFGKAIGQHQAIGFKLADMGTELAAARLLTWRAAWLKDKKQPFTKEAAMAKLYASKIANDAAREAVQIFGGNGFVTEYPVERHFRDAKITEIYEGTSEIQRIVIAAQLAKEVTP; this is translated from the coding sequence ATGCAGTTTACCCTGACCGAAGATCAAGCCATGGCGCAGGCGACCGCGCGGCAGTTTGCGCGTGCCGAGGTCGCGCCCAAAGCCGCGGAGATCGATCGCAATCATCGCCATCCCAAAGAACTTGTCGCCGCGATGGCGGAACTCGGTTTCATGGGCATGGCGGTGCCCGAAGAATTTGGCGGCGCTGGGCTCGATACACTTAGCTACGCGCTGGCGATGGAGGAAATCTCGGCCGCCTGTGCCTCTACTGGCGTCATCATGAGCGTCAACAACTCGCTGGTGTGTGATCCCATCTTGCGTTTCGGCACGCCGGCGCAAAAGGCGACCTATCTCACGCCGCTGGCGTCGGGAGGGCTGCTCGGCTGCTTTGCGCTCTCTGAACCCGAAGCCGGCAGTGATGCCGCTGCGCAGCGCACCACGGCCGAGCGCGATGGCGATGGTTGGATCATCTCGGGGACCAAAAATTGGATTACCAACGGCCCGGTCGCCGACATCTGCGTGTTGTTTGCGATGAATGACAAGGCGCAGGGCCATAAGGGCATCACCGCCTTTATCTTGCCCATGGACGCCAAAGGCGTGCGATGCGGCCCACCTGATGACAAGCTCGGCATCCGCGGCTCGAAGTCGTCGCAAATTTTTCTCGACGACGTGCGGCTGCCCAACGCAAATCTGCTTGGCGAGGTTGGCGGCGGCTTTAAGGTCGCCATGTCGACGCTCGATGGCGGACGCATCGGCATTGCGGCGCAGGCCCTAGGCATCGCGCGCGCATGCCTCGATGACTCGCTGGGCTATGCGACCACGCGGCGCACGTTTGGCAAGGCGATTGGCCAGCACCAGGCCATCGGCTTTAAGCTAGCCGACATGGGCACCGAACTCGCCGCGGCGCGGCTGCTCACGTGGCGCGCGGCGTGGCTGAAAGACAAAAAGCAGCCGTTTACCAAGGAGGCGGCGATGGCCAAGCTCTACGCCTCCAAGATCGCCAATGATGCCGCGCGCGAGGCGGTGCAAATCTTTGGCGGCAACGGCTTTGTCACCGAGTATCCCGTGGAACGACATTTTCGCGATGCCAAGATCACGGAAATTTACGAGGGCACCAGCGAAATCCAGCGCATCGTCATCGCGGCGCAGCTGGCCAAAGAGGTGACGCCATGA